The genomic window AGAAAACGCTCTTCAATCACGACTGTCATTACGACATACCTTGGTGTTGACCTCATCGAACAGGGCGAACAGAAAGGTGTACAGATTCCCCAGGAACAGGGCGAAGATTCTCCCCAGCTGCCACTTGAGGGCGATACGGGGGTGGTACTCCTCCAGCTCAGCGATGGTCTCAAACAGAGGAGGACACACCAGGCCCAGCAGAGACATGATGATCTCCAGCTGGACGGGGAGGGATAAAGACCTGATGGAACCCCTCGCAGCTACACACCAGCTGGTTCACACCTGCACCGTTCACAGTCACGTTCATTTATATtgacattaacatttagggcttttatccaaagcaccttacaataagtacatttgtcagaagaaagggaaacaatattacTCATTGAAACGCGTGCAACTTAGCACTTAACAATTGCTAAGTAAACCAATTCCCCTTACACaacaagatagctaggataagatgctacacaatgctaaggacTTTTCTTAAGTACCATATTCACCGTTGTATGCCATAGATTCAACAACATCTGACTTGTATTGCCCTTAGTCCCAGAAACagtcaaagggcttcacaggcaaAATTCTATGACACATTCCAAAACCGAAGCCCTCTAAATGACAgagtaaaaagaaaacataaatctCAAGGAGGAAGCCTTGAGAAGGGACACAGAAGAAGGATCCCGCCTTCCAGGGACAGTATAGTAAGGGATGCCAAATTAGCAGACGTATAATGGTAGCATAAACAACGAGATCACGTCGTTAGAAAATAGTCCATAAGTAATAAGTTAATCAGATGATACCACTGATGATATAAGAATGATCATTGCACCTTGCTCAAATTACGAAAACCAAACCATTACCTCGTTTTTCTCGTACCAACTGAGGTCATCCCTGCTGGCAAACTCCTGAGACCTCTTCACCACGAAGTAGATGAGGTAGCCACTCCCCCCAAGGCTGCAGATGATCATGAAGTTGGCCAGGACCCTCAGAAACCGCCGCAGGTGGATGTTCTCATCCTTCTGGTTCTCCTGCTCGTCCACGATGGACTCCTGGTGTGGGTCCAAAATCAGGTGCGTTGTTCTACGTGCTTTTGgatattcatttttttcggtTTGATTTCGGTTCCTTACTGCAGTTGTTTATGTGGTGGTGTTTAGTTCTTAATGCTAGGGTTattgagagaaagaagaggcCATGTTTGCTGGGGATATGATAACATGGCCCATGGAAATGAGACCAAACTAAATAGCCCCTCAAGGGGAGCAACGTCAAACCATAGAGGAATTTCCACTAGATAGAATGAAATGGAAGAGGATGGATTTCTGGATCCATGCTGGAAACAACAGAGACCGCGCCTCTTTCAAGAACATCTCACAAGCTGACTCGTGTACTTTTCAATAATTTAGTACTCTCCGACGCACTTTACTGAACTGGAATTTCCTAAATGAATGATTGACTCACTTTGCATTTCGGATTCCTATGGCTTCTCCACACTCATTCCAGTTAAAGTGCCAACTAAGGGTGGCTCTAAAACtattatatatctttttttaagaCTTTAACTCTCTGAACATCTTTTCTCAGCATCCCCTGTAAATTGCTTTGTAAAAAAATGTCTGCATTATGACTAAATGAAAacttaaatgtaaatatgtgtAATTTCATCCCTTTAATCATATTGATTGATGGAATGATGGATTGACTGTGTGGGTACCAGCAGATGACGTCATAGCGCTGGGGTTCCCACGGTTACCTTAaagctggtggtgatggaggcgtACTTGTTGTCAGCCGTCTCCGCGTTGCCGATGAGGTAATCCCAGCTGGTGAACATCTTCCAGGCGAAGGTGAactccccgtcctccccatCGCCCCCTCCTACATCTGCATTCTTAGCCATCCTATGAACACAAACCGTATCAAAGCAGCACACCACATGAATGACTAGATTCGGTCTAACTTGATTCAGTCTATAGGATGTTAACCATACACTCAGGGCcgtcgtaaaggggtgaaaggtgatgacgattctaggggcccacagcccagggggggcccacaaaaaaaaaaaaaaaaaaaaaattaactaccagcccatagtactagcccccccccccccgtcaacaattgctccctccccccatccccccccccccccccccgtcaacaattgctccttccacccccccgtcccccccgtcccccgtcaacaattcagcgcaggggggcccatcagtacctcttgtataggggcccaggacttgGAGCAACGGCCCTGCATACACTATTGTGAGGTGATTTATATTCTTACCAACAGtgcctatgtttgtgtgtgtgtgtgtgtgtgtgtgtgtgtgtgtgcatgaacagaaatatataaatatatcgaCACCTAAGGGCTCCAAAAAGACTTGATGGAATAGCGGTCCTTCCAGAACTCACGTTCGAATCACGACCATGAGGCTGTAGCCGAAGGTGCCGATGCCGACCATGAGGTACGACAGGGGAAGACGGAACTGGAGCAACCCAATAGTCCTCTGGTTGTTGTAGAAACCGTAGAAAAGCACGGAATACTTGCAATAGCCCTGGGGACAGGAAGAGACAACGTCAGACGGATGAAGAGGGCTTGGAATGGGGTTCTCCACAGCAAACACTTTAAATCTGCACTAAGTGAGTGTCGCCATGAGCAGTCTCTAGTGACCTGAGTGGGAACTACAGGTATAAGCCTATCACTACAGGGAACCGTGGTCTGATGTTTTGGGCCAGAGTTAAGAGGGGACCAGTACGAAACCATTGATAGATAAAAAGTCCCCGGTTGGATCGACTCATGGAAGGGCATGTTTAATCCTTAAGAAACGTTATGgttcaaacattttttttatggagtaaatagctgcagtagaaaagtagcatagtgcaggtttaatggTTCGTTTAAGTGAGAGGATTTGATGTTGGATCTACGTTGAAGTCCATGAGGACAGAGTAGTCCTGGGCACTGTCCGCTTCTGCCCTGGGCACCGTCTTCCTGGGGATAGACCCATACGGAAGGCCCATCAAAACCTGGGGGTGGGATACAAACAAATCATCCACAGGTACTAGGCGGCAATAGCCAATGCATTACGTTTCAGCAGCGGACTCAATGCTGTTTACGTCCAGATTCATATTCCTGTGTTGTTATGAAAAGGCTCTACCTCTGGGATTACGACCAAGCCAAAGGTGAAGCCAAACAGCACGAGGTTCATGCCGTACATCCACCGCAGAAAGATGAAGTAGGAAGCCACCGATGAGCCAAAATGACCTGAAGGAACACAACGCCGCTGTCAGTTACCACGTAAGTCCACTAGAGGGTAGCGTTGAGAACATGGGATTTTCCTTACTTTCCACTTCTTTAATCTTTCGTTCCCACGGTATACACGCTGTTCTGAAGTTCTCGAAATCTCTTTGGAACTTGATCCATTTCTGGCAGTAGCAAAAACATTTATGCACATTAAGTCAGACATAACACAAATCAAAGGGCAAAAGGCAACAGGAAGTATGCACACTATTGGTCCGCTCTAACCTTTTTCATCATCACTTTGTAAGCATACCACTTCCTGCCTTTCCCTTTGCCTAGAGCGCCTTCAAACTTATCAACAAACTGCTGAGACTCCctggaaagagagacaggaggaggggtcAGTGATATGTGGCACATTCAACCATTTACACAAGTAGGATGCATTGTAAGCTGCCATCAGCCCGGTTCTTCCTCGATCCTCTTTGTTTCTTTTGATCGAGTCTCATGGTCCTCATGCATTCGCCTATTTGGCCGTGGTTATTAGCCAAACTAGGAGACTCAATCAAGGAGACTAAATCAAAACCAGATCGAACCTCAAGTTAGGGGGGTGAGATAAAGTAGCTGACTGCAGCATTAACTGTAGATGCGTTGACGTAGCTCCTACATGTTGAAAGGGGATACCTGTTGTCCATGCGGCTCTTTGAACCAACCCCTTGGTTGCCCCTGGGCCCTTTCTTGAACAGTAACCATCACATCGCGTGCTCTGTTCTCATGCATAGAAGCACTGCTTCATGCATCCTGCTGTGACATTACCGTGGACTGCAACATCAACTCTGTGTACGTCGAACAATCCCCAGTTTCCCCCATTGATCACAATTTGGGATAATTACGCAAACGGTTCATCTTCACCGCTCAGTTCCCGCGGACACGGAGAGGACCTTACGGAATGTTTTTATCGCAGCCCACACAGTGTGAAGCAGAGCTCTTAGACACGTGGACGGTGTTTGCACCACCTGAGATGGGTGAGCCTCCTCCGCATCCGCCAGGGCTTGTTCCTGATGGTGGCGatgagcttcttcttctcctccacctcctccatcagcttGGCCATCTCACCCTCCGACATGGAGTCTTCCTCGTCAGAGTTGGATGAGCTGAGGgttaggtggtggtgttgggtgggggggagagggaaaaacACAGACGCCAGTGTGAACCTAAACCTTTACAGTATTCTAGTGTGCCCATGGTATACAGGAACTGCAGTGGTGTTCTCTTTGTTTCACACTGCGTCTACGGCGGTCAGGCCCTGATCACGTTAGTGACATTTGATGACCCTTTGCGCTAGTGTCCGCTGACAGTGTCACCCGCGGGTCCGGTGTGATAAGGCATGTAATACGTGTAACACAGGATGTACTTGTACTTGGGattggggttaaggttagcaAAAAAGGCTTGAAAACAACTTAGGAAGGCTCGTTCCATAACGTGATTACACAATAAGTGCACGCTGCTGGTTACACATGTAATTACACTGTAACAAGGACACTGTGATGCAAAGTCTGACCGCTCATTCTGCATCTGATTCCAGCACGAACCTAGGAAATGCTTCCTACCTGCTACCtcctcccttcttcttcttcttcttgtcgtCCTCTTtagccttccccttccccttggcTCCCTTCTTGCCCGTGGCTCCTTTATCACCCttgcctccttcctcctcatcctcttcttcgTCCTTCCCTTTCTTCCCACCTTTTTTCTTCCCTTTGGCTCCCTtcttgtcttcctcctcctcgctctcttcaTCCCCCTCCTTACCTTTCCCTCctttcttcccccctctccctcctctcccccctcctcttcctcctcgccctcctcttcctccccggccccccgccccacGCTTCTTAGGGCCCTTGCCGTcttcgtcatcgtcatcgtcggCATCCTCATCGTCGCCATCTTTTCCCTTGCGCGCCGCTTTCCGGTTCCCGCCCCTTCGACCCCGCGGTGCCGGCACCTCatcttcgtcctcctcttcctcgctggCCGCCTTTTTACCGCGACCTCTgccccctcgtcctcctcctcttcctcctttcttTGCTCTCTTTGGGGCTTCCTCtgtttacacacatacacgtttatacacagaaacacaccaccaaatatacacacacacacacgagcccacaaacagacacacacagacacaaacacacacaacagaaatCACggcacattcacaaacacactcaaacagggacgtgaacacacacaaaggatgtgaatgcatgtgcaaagggaaacacacacacatagacagaaacagacacacacacagggttgtgAGCGTGCAAACACACAGTTATATGTGCGATCACAATGGAAGATACAAAATGGACACTTTGGAGGCTGTGGATAAGCCAGCTCCTGGGGGTTGCGTTACACCAGAGTCTACGGCTCTGCTGGACTTAATGGGGCGTGTCACGTGCTCACACTTCCACTCACATATCCACTTACCGTCGCTGTTGCTCAGCTCCGTGTCTATGTCTATTCCGACTGGAAAGTCCCATGCAATTAATCACACAGCATAGTTATTAATATTACCCCACAAATGAGCGGGAGGGGTCAACCTCACCGACCCTTGCTTTTCAATTAGAGCAATTTGTTAGATCCCACGGTAGCAAATTATTAAACATTCCCCCCctacacatatatacagtacaatgCATACTTCCCATTATTCCATGCACCGTactagaaaataataattatcaaCTTTTTAAGACATACAAAGACCCTTCACATTCTTTCAAGACAAATGTTTACCCACTAAACAAAGACGTAGatatgatatataaatatatatatatacacatacacacaaacaattcaATAAAAATATCCTAACCCACTCACCATCCTCCAGCTGGCTGACATCTGTTTTCCGCGGCATGTTGAGAGCAGAGAGGGATTCTGCCTCGTTCCTCTACCGTGCGGTGGGCTGGCGAACGCCAAATCCTGGCTCACCTCGCCTCAACCTCCACTCAGGTATCGTGGCGGCTGCCGCCAGGCCGCCGTCGCTATGACGACAGCGACACGTGACGGTCCAGCACGGCCTCTGTCAgcaggggaggggtgaggtggtCATCTGTCTGTGGATAATGATGACGGCGTGAGGAGTCAATATCTTCCCATAGAAGAGGTCGACCCTGCAAAACACTGGGTTGTTTTCATGGCTGAAACAACAGGATGAAATGGACGGATATTTTGTGCCTTTTTTTCATCTATTATCACACTATGGCCCgaagaaaaaaataagcagGTGTCAAGTACGCACACTACCCAAGTGTACTCGTACTGTAAAGACCCTATTGAAATAAGTACAGTTTAGTATAAGAGCTGAATGGCCGCATCACTCAAGCAGCAgacactctcactctcctctcggTCATCGGAAACCAGACAGACTGAGGAGAGACACTCTAAACTTTTAATGAGAGCTACGGTTTCTTCCAGTCAGACCCTGACACGGTCACACCAGGAAGCAACCAAAAACGATACATCATTTGCATGGATCCACTATTTCTGGGACCGACAAGGCGTATAACATAATGACATCACCTTTGAATCGAAGAGAACCCTTATATCAAACCGTTGCTAAAAAAAGATCAAAAGGAGGCATGGATGAACAGCTGAGCCACATTGAATAATAGAAGAGAGGTCGTCTTCTAACAGATTGTTCCAGTACAACACGTCAGTGAGGCCAGGAAATGAATGGATGACCTTTCTAACCTCTACCTTGGAAAACAATTTAATAACTGATGTCAAGTATTTTCCAACCTTCTCTCTTAATAAGTGCTCATGCTGGCCAGATATTGTATACGTGGTTCACATTGTGAAATGGTAGTGGACATGGTGAGAGAAGGTGTACCGGCAAATGCTTGACCCTGTTGGTTGTGTGATGAGGTCAAGGCTAGTATTGACAGAGGCTTTGGATATGAGAAGGCTTATTTTTCTagtaatataaatacaaattaaataaaatgacaataaTCAGGTGTACCACATTAAGTGGCCTTCTGCTTTCTCTGATTACCTTAAGTTACATGTGATACAATACACACCCAGAGCGCGTAAATGCATGACGGGCCTGGCAGTTGTTGACATGTTGCTGAGGGAAGCCTCTTTAGAACATCACACTCCAGTGTGAAGCTttaacacaacaaaaacaagccTGGTTTTATTGTATATCTCTGATGGTTTTATTATTTACATGATGTGCTATTTGCAGTAATATTTGTAGGAAGATTATGTGCACAGCAGTTTATAAATAAAGATTGTTTGTACAAacgtaaaacaaaaaataaaatgaaaatacgatcacacacccacagattTAACAGAAGGAAATAAAATGCTATCCATGGATTCACAGTCACTGTGGCACACGTTAACTGCTCTCAAGACAACCCTCTATGTCCCTCCACACTATTCACACTCACTTGATACAAAGAATGCAAAAACAGAAATGTGTCATCTTCcacggcaacaaaaaaaaacggataTTAAATTAGTAGAGCGAGCCATTCAAACCTGTGAAAATTAATTTAAGTTCAGCCTACCTACGCTACCAAATccaatgttatcctcactttctaaaaaaactaaaaataaaaaacattaacgGGATAAAAAGGCGTCTTAACGGATAGAAATCCGTTCAATGGATGGTTTGTCTAACAGAAGAAAGGTTAACGGGCCTGAAAGGCTTCTGCCATCCAGGTTAATGAATATAAAGCACATCACAGCTTCCAGCCCTTCATTCCACACACAAGGGGAAATCCTTTTCTTTTAAACAGTCAACCTAATCCGTAACCGTTTCTCAGGTGCAAAACATGGCCAGAGGAGCCAGTCAGcaaggaaaagaaagaaaaattatttcacacactcctccatttgtggtgtgtgtgtgtgtgtgagtgtgtgtgtgggtgtgtgtagcggttcaatatatttatttcattaccACGCAAGGAAAACAATGTTCACGAGTGAGGAGGCGAGACAGTCCGTTCTGCCCGAACGCCTCAGCGGGTTATGGACGCGTTGGTGCTGCCGCTATTACCGCAGACATCACAGTCTAGTTCCATAAGGCAGCGGGTCCACGGTGTCCCCCATGAGCACCGTGAGACGGCACCACCCAATCAGGCCCGACGACGTCTCTAAAGGATCCGATTGAATGCCGGCCGCCGTCACGATGTGAGCGGTGTCACACTTTTGTTTCACTTTTCTCGCCGCCACAACCGGCCCCCGAAGGAACTCCTCAACCGGCTGTTCTTTCCACACGTTCTACGTCGTGTTCCTCCATTAGAAACACCTCCCGAAACGTCCCCTCTCAAAAAACCACAATACaagcagaaataaaaaaaaaaaaaatgaatctgtcaataataataataataagaagaagaaaataaacaaaagtcTTTTTTGTTGCAACAAGTGGTCCTTCAGAATTCAAGCTAGGCTTAGGGGGGGCCATCTCTCTTTTAGTCCAAGGCGGTGGGCTCGGCAGGGTACGGTCAGGGGTGGGTCTGCGGGCACCGCTCATATTCTCTGGATCTTTTCGGCCACCACCACAGGGTTCTCCTTGCGGATCTTGGCGGCAGCCTCCGCTTTGTAGTCGTATGGACAGTTGTGCTTGTCCGAGTATCGGTGCCCGCCGCAGAACAGGTTCCCGCAGCGACAGTCGAACCCTGGAGGGACCCAGCGGATTAGTCACAGAGGGCCTTCGCACACAGGAAGagcatcgcacacacacacacaaaacatttgcTTTGCCCAAAGAAAAGTAAGCCATTCGATTGGTCGAGAGGTTTCAAAAGGATTGGTCAGGCTGTATTCCCCCATTCAAAGCCCTGATGTCTGCAGACAACTCTGACCGCTAATGCTTTCGGAGCTCTGGCTGAATTTCTGCACTTACTTTACCATCCATGTGTGTTAAGTGCATATCTAGTGGCTTAAATGGCTACTCGCTCACAGCGTTAGTGATTAGACGATTATTAGTCTCTAACTTAGAAGAGTCTTGGGTGAGTAAAAATGGCTATGTTTTTTCGGCTTTCACTCCAGCCTGGTCGTTCTACGGCAGACATGGGCGTCTGCTGGTGAGGTTCAGGTGGAAGCTACGGTATGTTCCTGCAATACTGAGGCAGCACTTTCTTAAAGATTGAATGAATGTTTATGAGTTTTGGCCGTAGAGTAGTGCTTGCCAGCCATTCAAGTCCCTCCCTCAATGTGAAAAATATGGAGAGTTGCGGCTGCAGGTAGTAGGCTACTCTACACCCTTGAAACATTTTTGTGCAAACCCTTGGTGACTTCCCGGACACTACGTCCATATTTTAAGATAAACATACCATGATCTGCATTCACTGAGGGCTTTATATTTGTCTATTCATTAATTCATGATTTGGGGTAGGCCTATGCATTTCAGGCCCTGCATTTCAAGAATAAAATAACTCCAGGGCTGAGCCATACCAGGTCTTTGTGAACATTACTACTACACCTCCCTCTATCAGTATTTTCAGAAAGCCCAACATTTGAACCCGAGAGGACGTGATGAGGAGAAACTGCTGACTAACCGGATGCAATTAGCTCACCTGTAAGGCCAACCTTTTTACGGCACAAAAAGCATCGATTCTTCTTTGGCTTGAGCAGCTCAGTGAGGTCTGATCCTTCCCCCCCAACGGCGCCAAGTGGGGAGGCTGTGGCTGTCGGCTGGGTGACCACTggagagaaacaacaacaacaacaacaacatcagcagCAGCGTGCATGAGCTTAAACGGATGATTACTCAACTTTGGCTGCTGTTATTGGTATTCCACAGGGATATTAAATACCAACCAGGCTCCTCTaactcctgattggctgaggttCCACAATCCCCCGAAGAGAGGCTTAGCCTCGACATCTGCCGAGTCATCGAGAGAGGCGCCCCTCCGCTGTCGTGGAAAATAAATTAACAGGAAAGTATCGGAATTGGTTTCAGTTCGCCAAATGCATTTGACGTAGCAACGCGCCAAGATGACGATAATGAAAATAGATGTACACAGAGTAGCAGTGTGGTGAAGTCAGGGCAGCACTACTGACTGAATGACTAATGAGACAAAAGGGGATAAGAGGCTAAAACAGGCCCCCAACATGTCTGCCACTACAACAGAAAGCAGATCCTCTTGAAAAGAGAAGTAGCATGCTTTATGATTCTTCATACTCAATGCTACTTAAATTCCCAAAAGAGGCAGGGTTTGCCTCCGGTAAAATACTGTGGTATCAGTTCCCGGCAATCATAAAATAGCTCTTCATGGACACTGCACAATTACATTCTTCATCCATGCCCAATATAAATTCATGCTTTGTGCAACACTACTTTAACACTCATAGTCAAGTACATTCTTAAATGCTAATATTGCAGTACAAGTTAAACTTATAATTAACgtatactatatattttttgctgTTTGGGGTGGGGAATGTTTCATGCAGACAGGTTCATAGCAATAATGATAAACAATTATCAAAAAGTTGCAAAATTGCCAGGTAGCAACAATTAAACAAAAATCTCTGTTACTGGGGTGCTGCAGGTGAGGTCAACCCAAACATAGAAGGTTCCTGCACAAACTAAAGATAAATACATGCAACGGGGAACCCTAGCATTCTGGTACcggttcattaaaaaaaaaaaaaaaaaaagagaaagacatTATTGACCCAACACACCCGATGGGAGAACACATTTAAGTCTGTTGGAAGGGTAATATCCTGCAATGCCCACCTGAGCACTTCAGTCGCTACGGCCTCGGCGGTCGCTGCTGCTGCCTCGGCAGCGGCGTCCTCGGCTGCTGCAGcggcctccgccgccgccacagcGTTGAGGGtggcctccagcctcctcctggaggaggcCTCTGATGACCCCAGGGAAAGCCCACCGCCACCTGAGCAGAGCCGGGAACACGTCAGTCAGAGGAGGCGAGTCACCGCCGATACACAAGACGGTTActtaaagctgctgtaggtaaCCATAGTGAGTTAcgaagagagagcagaagatgGCAAGATTTTGAAACccacatcccctccctccctccgcccccccacGCTGCTGGTTTCCCCACCAATGAGAAGTTACACGGTCGCACACTTGTGAGGgaaaggcaagatggattcccgaAACCGATCAGAAAAAGGATTTGTCGGAAATTAGCTGGAAGCACTCAAAATGTTTTAACGTCACGGACAGAAGGATGCGCCATCATCTAGAAACAGGTATTCTCACAGCAAGTTTCATCCACTAATAGCTAAACGATGGTTATGCCATTCCTATCAAATTACACTCCAATTAAACCTCTTAAATAGCACCTTTAAGTAATTAATAGAGTACTATAGGAATTGAAGTTTTACCCATTGGCCCCATGGAACTCATGCCTCCATTGTTCTGTCTGGACAAGTGCTCCTTGTGGCAGAGGGAGCACATGCCATTGGTCCTTGGGTTGCCATAGAAACCACAACCTGTGGCGCAGAGCGTAGGAACTGGACTCTGATTGGTCTCCTGGGCCATAGTGATGCCTGGTGCCGAGGTGACCTGtagacaaaaaaacaacaaaaaaagtgaAAATCAGTTGTGCACATGCCAGAGTATAGGAGTGACAATAAAAGCCCTGTAGTGAGATCAAACAGTCACAACTTCACATTAGCTGTGGTGTATACtgggttaaaaaaattatatatatatatttgaaacaaaatttgttttgttaaaaagTAGGAAGGCTGTAAATGTGTGTTATTCAACGAGTACTGGGTACATTTAAACAAAGAAGGAGTCAGCGATATGCGTTGAGAAAGAAACTGATTCCTACACAAGTAGTTGCAGATTATCACTTCCTCTTGAAAAATGCCGTCATGTTGACAAGGCTGACTGCAGTGATCTCTTCACAACCCAGACCTCACATACGTTTCAGCA from Gadus macrocephalus chromosome 4, ASM3116895v1 includes these protein-coding regions:
- the LOC132456008 gene encoding AN1-type zinc finger protein 5-like — protein: MAQETNQSPVPTLCATGCGFYGNPRTNGMCSLCHKEHLSRQNNGGMSSMGPMGGGGLSLGSSEASSRRRLEATLNAVAAAEAAAAAEDAAAEAAAATAEAVATEVLSGGAPLSMTRQMSRLSLSSGDCGTSANQELEEPVVTQPTATASPLGAVGGEGSDLTELLKPKKNRCFLCRKKVGLTGFDCRCGNLFCGGHRYSDKHNCPYDYKAEAAAKIRKENPVVVAEKIQRI
- the tmc2a gene encoding transmembrane channel-like protein 2-A: MPRKTDVSQLEDVGIDIDTELSNSDEEAPKRAKKGGRGGGRGGRGRGKKAASEEEEDEDEVPAPRGRRGGNRKAARKGKDGDDEDADDDDDEDGKGPKKRKKGGKGKEGDEESEEEEDKKGAKGKKKGGKKGKDEEEDEEEGGKGDKGATGKKGAKGKGKAKEDDKKKKKKGGGSSSSNSDEEDSMSEGEMAKLMEEVEEKKKLIATIRNKPWRMRRRLTHLRESQQFVDKFEGALGKGKGRKWYAYKVMMKKKWIKFQRDFENFRTACIPWERKIKEVESHFGSSVASYFIFLRWMYGMNLVLFGFTFGLVVIPEVLMGLPYGSIPRKTVPRAEADSAQDYSVLMDFNGYCKYSVLFYGFYNNQRTIGLLQFRLPLSYLMVGIGTFGYSLMVVIRTMAKNADVGGGDGEDGEFTFAWKMFTSWDYLIGNAETADNKYASITTSFKESIVDEQENQKDENIHLRRFLRVLANFMIICSLGGSGYLIYFVVKRSQEFASRDDLSWYEKNELEIIMSLLGLVCPPLFETIAELEEYHPRIALKWQLGRIFALFLGNLYTFLFALFDEVNTKLELEGSIRNASLWNMKEYYANFTLNSNDTDATPPPMHPSDIIRGPCWETGVGIEFVKLTVSDIQVTYLTILIGDFARAVIVRFLNYCWCWDLEAGFPSYGEFDISGNVLGLVFNQGMIWMGAFYAPGLVGINVLRLLSSMYYQCWAVMATNVPHERVFKASKSNNFYMGLLLLILFLSLLPVVYTIMTLPPSFDCGPFSGKAKMFDVIMETIDLDLPAFLGTLFSYAANPGLIIPAVLLMVLAIYYLNSVSEAYQGANMELKKKMQMARDEEKNRRNNTESTDQVQKDLEDLLPNRSLAPEPEKEEPPPKPTKVKPGAAGKKDLQKDVTLASPNPNVRGPVNRPPGPRGPGPMPGHPGGPGPGGRGQGRPGPPPR